A genomic stretch from Budorcas taxicolor isolate Tak-1 chromosome 15, Takin1.1, whole genome shotgun sequence includes:
- the LOC128060704 gene encoding olfactory receptor 5AN1-like, with protein sequence MIGGENITEITEFILLGFSDFPRIIVVLFVIFLVIYILTLTWNLSLLILIRMDSHLHTPMYFFLSNLSFMDICYVTSTAPKMLYDFFQERQTITLVGCAAQYFVFSTMGLSESCLMTTMAYDRYAAICNPLLYSSVMSPALCGRMVLGSYLAGLSASISQLCFMLQLQFCGPNVINHFFCDLPQLLVLSCTDTFSVQLFTALLTMIFGVINVSIIMISYVSIVISIMKITTARGRSKAFNTCASHLTTVTLFYTSGMFVYLSSSTGGSSSFDRFASVFYTVVIPMLNPLIYSLRNKEIKDALKRLQKKRRCC encoded by the coding sequence ATGATTGGAGGAGAAAATATCACAGAGATCACTGAATTTATTCTTTTGGGATTCTCAGATTTCCCCAGAATCATAGTAGTGCTCTTTGTCATATTCCTGGTGATATACATTTTGACCCTGACTTGGAACCTGTCGCTCCTCATCTTAATAAGAATGgactcccacctccacacccccatgtacttctttctcagtAACCTGTCCTTCATGGACATCTGCTACGTGACCTCCACAGCCCCCAAGATGCTCTACGACTTCTTCCAGGAGCGGCAAACTATCACCTTAGTGGGCTGTGCTGCTCAGTACTTCGTGTTCTCCACCATGGGGCTGAGCGAGTCTTGCCTCATGACCACCATGGCTTATGACCGATATGCCGCCATTTGCAACCCACTCCTCTATTCGTCAGTCATGTCGCCCGCTCTCTGCGGTCGGATGGTGCTGGGATCCTACTTGGCTGGACTCTCTGCTTCTATATCCCAATTGTGTTTCATGCTCCAGCTCCAGTTCTGTGGGCCTAATGTCATcaaccacttcttctgtgacctGCCCCAGCTGTTAGTTCTATCCTGCACTGACACATTCTCTGTACAACTCTTTACCGCTTTATTGACAATGATCTTTGGCGTAATAAATGTTTCCATTATCATGATATCCTATGTCTCCATTGTCATCTCCATCATGAAGATCACGACAGCAAGAGGCAGGTCCAAGGCTTTCAACACCTGTGCTTCCCATCTGACAACAGTCACTCTCTTCTATACCTCAGGTATGTTTGTCTATTTGAGTTCCAGCACTGGTGGTTCCTCCAGCTTTGACAGATTTGCATCAGTCTTCTATACTGTGGTGATTCCCATGTTGAATCCTTTGATTTACAGTCTGAggaacaaagaaatcaaagatgcctTGAAGAGGTTGCAAAAGAAGAGACGGTGTTGCTGA